From a region of the Candidatus Pelagibacter sp. FZCC0015 genome:
- a CDS encoding TRAP transporter small permease subunit, whose product MIDKELQEQNEKVASKDDFPINWIDRVSLFLSHTIKYLIPVIVIVMMYEIFMRYVLFKPTLWANELCLWLAGVCYLVGGIYATRLRSHIRIVLLYDWVSRPTQRIFDLISTLIIVLFAAAVIYGGMEDAYRSFINWERFATYWDPPIPATMKPLTLLCVFLIAVQSVNNLIIDWRNPKEKQYDPSKELK is encoded by the coding sequence ATGATCGATAAAGAATTACAAGAACAAAATGAAAAAGTCGCGAGTAAAGATGATTTTCCAATAAATTGGATAGATAGAGTTTCCTTATTTCTAAGTCACACAATAAAATATTTAATTCCTGTAATTGTAATTGTGATGATGTACGAAATTTTTATGAGATATGTATTGTTTAAACCAACTTTGTGGGCAAACGAACTGTGCTTATGGCTTGCGGGAGTTTGTTATTTAGTTGGTGGAATATATGCAACAAGATTAAGAAGCCATATTAGAATAGTATTATTATATGATTGGGTTAGTAGACCGACACAGAGAATTTTTGACCTAATTAGTACTTTAATTATTGTTCTTTTCGCAGCAGCTGTAATTTATGGAGGTATGGAAGATGCATACAGATCATTTATAAATTGGGAAAGGTTTGCAACTTATTGGGATCCACCAATTCCTGCTACTATGAAGCCACTAACACTTCTATGTGTTTTTCTTATTGCTGTTCAATCTGTAAACAATTTAATTATTGATTGGAGAAATCCAAAAGAAAAACAATACGATCCATCTAAAGAATTAAAATAA
- a CDS encoding 2-hydroxyacid dehydrogenase, translating to MKPKILVSRKISDLAEEKLQKEFEVTLNPKDEPIPESELIKLVNNYDGMISTGFDKISENFFNNLNGKLKIIAQVGVGYDNISIKSAEEKKIKVTNTPNVLNESVAETTILLILAASRRIGEAYNLVRTDDWKNQKPDLTKFMIGNSVTGKTLGIIGMGRIGRMAAKCAKAFGMKIIYYNRNKLPDDLEDGAKYFSDIKTMLPECDFVSIHTPATAETKHILNSSTISLLPKHAVVINTSRGSTIDDDALINALENKKIYAAGLDVFNNEPNLDKRYLKLDNCFVLPHIGSATHETRLAMSMMAVDNIYCFFNKKPLISEVV from the coding sequence ATGAAGCCAAAAATATTAGTTTCTAGAAAAATATCTGATTTAGCAGAGGAAAAACTTCAAAAAGAATTTGAGGTAACCCTTAATCCAAAAGATGAACCCATTCCAGAAAGCGAATTAATAAAATTGGTTAATAATTATGATGGAATGATTTCAACAGGTTTTGACAAAATTAGTGAAAATTTTTTTAATAATTTAAATGGGAAATTAAAAATTATAGCTCAAGTTGGGGTTGGTTATGATAATATTTCAATAAAATCAGCTGAAGAAAAAAAAATTAAAGTAACAAATACTCCTAATGTGTTAAATGAGTCGGTAGCTGAAACCACTATACTTTTGATTTTAGCTGCATCTAGAAGAATTGGTGAAGCTTATAATCTAGTTAGAACAGATGATTGGAAAAATCAAAAACCGGATTTAACTAAATTTATGATTGGAAATTCTGTTACAGGAAAAACTTTAGGCATCATTGGTATGGGTCGTATCGGAAGAATGGCTGCAAAATGTGCTAAAGCTTTTGGAATGAAGATAATTTATTACAACAGAAATAAACTCCCTGATGATCTTGAGGATGGTGCAAAGTATTTTTCTGACATTAAAACTATGCTACCAGAGTGTGATTTTGTAAGTATACACACTCCAGCAACTGCTGAAACTAAACATATTCTTAATTCTTCAACAATAAGCTTGTTACCAAAACATGCGGTAGTTATAAACACTTCAAGAGGATCAACCATTGATGATGATGCTTTGATAAATGCATTAGAAAACAAAAAAATTTATGCAGCAGGTTTAGATGTGTTCAACAACGAACCAAATTTAGATAAAAGATATTTAAAACTAGACAACTGTTTTGTTTTACCGCACATTGGGAGCGCAACACATGAAACCAGACTAGCTATGAGCATGATGGCTGTCGACAATATCTACTGTTTTTTCAATAAAAAACCTCTTATTTCAGAAGTAGTTTAG
- a CDS encoding NAD(P)-dependent oxidoreductase, whose translation MMKISFIGTGLMGLPMAKNLLKSGFKLKAFNRSISKAEPLREFGAEISKTLGEVVKDNDFIITMLTDDSAVDEIMNNSDLLENLKSGSTVIDMSSVKPTTATKYGNSLKSKNINYLDAPVSGGTIGAEEASLAIMVGGEQSVFDNSINILKAMGNPTLVGPIGSGQVSKLANQIVVGVTIGAVAEAITLCEKAGADPVKLIKALSGGWADSKILQTHGKRMIDKDFTPKGKTSTHLKDMNNILECANSYNTHLPISNLVKEMYKTLVDNGHGNTDHSSLYNEIERMNKK comes from the coding sequence ATGATGAAAATAAGCTTTATTGGAACAGGCCTTATGGGTCTTCCAATGGCTAAAAATTTATTAAAATCTGGTTTTAAATTAAAAGCATTTAATCGTTCAATTAGTAAAGCAGAGCCTTTGAGGGAATTTGGGGCTGAAATATCAAAAACTTTAGGTGAAGTTGTTAAAGATAATGACTTTATTATTACAATGTTAACAGATGATAGCGCTGTTGATGAGATAATGAATAATTCAGATTTATTAGAAAATTTAAAATCTGGATCAACTGTTATTGATATGAGTTCGGTTAAACCAACGACAGCAACAAAATATGGAAATAGTCTAAAATCAAAAAATATAAATTATTTAGATGCACCAGTTTCAGGAGGAACAATTGGAGCTGAGGAAGCTTCATTAGCTATAATGGTTGGAGGAGAGCAAAGTGTTTTTGATAACTCTATAAATATTTTAAAAGCGATGGGAAATCCAACTTTAGTTGGACCAATTGGAAGTGGACAAGTTTCAAAGTTAGCAAATCAAATTGTGGTAGGAGTTACAATAGGAGCTGTTGCGGAGGCAATAACTTTATGTGAAAAAGCAGGAGCTGACCCAGTAAAATTAATTAAAGCTCTTTCTGGAGGTTGGGCAGATAGTAAAATTTTACAAACTCATGGAAAAAGAATGATAGATAAAGATTTTACCCCAAAAGGTAAAACATCTACTCATTTAAAAGACATGAATAACATTTTGGAGTGTGCAAATTCATATAATACACATTTACCTATTTCAAATTTAGTGAAAGAAATGTATAAAACCTTGGTCGATAATGGTCATGGAAATACAGATCATAGTTCACTTTACAATGAAATCGAAAGGATGAATAAAAAATGA
- a CDS encoding fumarylacetoacetate hydrolase family protein — protein MKLLRVGNKGNEKPAVLDKDGKIRDISSHVKDLNPDHLNFETISKLQSADLSSLPELSASDRIGSCITKPGKFVAIGLNYSDHAAETGADVPSEPITFMKATSSINGPNDDIEIVSGSKKLDWEVELGIVIGKETKHISESQAQDHILGYCLVNDISEREWQIEKMGQWVKGKSHDTYGPIGPYLVTKDEIADVNNLKMSLDVNGARMQTGNTSTMIFNVDIIVSYLSKFMSLQAGDIITTGTPPGVGMGMKPQQFLKAGDTMKLSIENLGEQNSKVVAL, from the coding sequence ATGAAATTATTAAGAGTAGGAAATAAAGGAAACGAAAAACCAGCTGTTTTAGACAAAGATGGTAAAATTAGAGATATTAGTTCTCATGTTAAAGATTTAAATCCTGATCATTTAAATTTTGAGACTATTTCCAAATTACAAAGTGCTGATTTATCTTCTTTACCAGAATTATCTGCAAGTGATCGAATAGGATCTTGTATTACTAAGCCAGGTAAATTTGTTGCAATTGGATTAAATTATTCTGATCATGCTGCTGAAACGGGAGCAGATGTTCCTTCTGAACCAATTACTTTTATGAAAGCTACAAGTTCAATTAATGGACCAAACGATGATATCGAAATAGTTTCAGGATCAAAAAAACTTGATTGGGAAGTTGAATTAGGAATTGTTATTGGAAAAGAAACAAAACATATTTCTGAAAGCCAAGCTCAAGATCATATTTTAGGTTATTGTTTAGTAAATGATATTAGTGAAAGAGAATGGCAAATTGAAAAAATGGGTCAATGGGTTAAAGGAAAATCTCATGATACTTATGGACCAATTGGACCTTACTTAGTTACAAAAGATGAAATTGCAGATGTTAACAATTTAAAAATGAGTTTAGATGTTAATGGTGCAAGAATGCAAACAGGTAACACAAGCACAATGATATTCAATGTTGATATAATTGTATCTTATTTAAGTAAATTTATGTCTCTTCAAGCTGGCGATATAATTACAACTGGAACACCTCCAGGTGTTGGAATGGGTATGAAGCCTCAACAATTCTTAAAAGCCGGTGATACAATGAAATTATCAATAGAAAACTTAGGAGAGCAAAACTCGAAGGTAGTTGCTTTATAA
- a CDS encoding SDR family oxidoreductase, with protein MSGRLEGKKILVTAAGQGIGKATAIAFHKEGAHVTATDLNDKTLADLNKEYPEIKVQKLDSTDNNAILEFTKTLDRVDVLFNAVGFVHHGTILECDEKDWDFSSNVNVKSMYFMCKAILPLMIKQNGGSIINISSCASSFKGFPNRFVYGTTKGAVIGLTKAIAADFVKQNIRCNSIAPGTVYSPSWQDRVNQSPDPVQAKKDFIARQPMGRLGTAEEIAAVAVYLASDDATFTTGSTIHVDGGISI; from the coding sequence ATGAGTGGAAGATTAGAAGGTAAAAAAATTCTCGTAACAGCAGCAGGCCAAGGGATTGGAAAAGCAACAGCAATAGCTTTTCACAAAGAAGGTGCTCATGTAACTGCTACTGATTTAAATGATAAAACTTTAGCTGATTTAAATAAAGAATATCCTGAGATTAAAGTGCAAAAGCTAGACTCAACAGACAACAATGCAATTTTAGAATTTACTAAAACTTTAGATAGAGTAGATGTTTTATTTAATGCCGTTGGATTTGTTCATCATGGAACAATATTGGAATGTGATGAAAAAGATTGGGATTTTTCTTCTAATGTAAATGTTAAGTCGATGTACTTTATGTGCAAAGCTATTTTACCTTTAATGATCAAACAAAATGGTGGAAGTATTATTAATATATCTTCATGTGCATCTAGCTTTAAAGGTTTTCCAAATAGATTTGTTTACGGAACAACAAAGGGTGCGGTGATTGGTTTAACAAAGGCGATTGCAGCAGATTTCGTTAAACAAAATATTAGATGTAATTCAATTGCGCCAGGCACAGTTTATTCACCTTCTTGGCAAGATAGGGTAAATCAAAGCCCAGATCCTGTTCAAGCAAAAAAAGATTTTATAGCAAGACAACCTATGGGAAGATTAGGTACAGCAGAAGAAATAGCAGCTGTGGCTGTTTATTTAGCTAGCGATGATGCAACATTTACAACAGGAAGTACAATTCATGTTGATGGTGGAATTTCAATATAA
- a CDS encoding IlvD/Edd family dehydratase encodes MPKKRKKSFRSQQWFNNPKNPDMTALYLERYLNYGLTRKELQSGNPIIGIAQSGSDLSPCNRHFISLSKRIKDGIRRAGGIPMEFPTHPIQETGKRPTAMLDRNLSYLSLVEVLYGYPIDGVILTTGCDKTTPAALMAAATVNIPAIVLSGGPMLDGVYKGKLAGSGMVVWEARKMLAKGEIKYEEFMDMVASSAPSAGHCNTMGTASSMNSVAEALGMSLPGGAVIPAPYREREQISYETGKRIVGMVHENLTPSKIMTRKAFENAVVVASAIGGSSNCTAHLSAIAKHMGIKFDLSDWQKLGHNIPLLVNCQPAGEYLMESFHRAGAIPAVMKELIKNKKIHTNIKTVTGKTVGENLRKKVDVDSKVIKSFKNALTEKAGFLVMKSNFFSSAIMKTSVISKEFKDQYLSNPKHPNVFECKAIVFDGPEDYHKRLNDKKLKIDENSLLIIRGCGPVGYPGSAEVVNMQPPDRLLKKGIRHLPTLGDGRQSGTSESPSILHVSPESAVGGDLGIVKTYDKIKIDLNKRRVDLLISQAEFKKRRKNKKVFKPNNQTPWQEIFRNTVGQLDDGACINSRGKYLDVSHTKGLPRDSH; translated from the coding sequence ATGCCTAAAAAAAGAAAAAAGAGTTTCAGAAGTCAACAATGGTTCAATAATCCTAAAAACCCTGACATGACTGCTTTATATCTGGAAAGATATTTAAATTATGGTCTTACAAGAAAAGAATTACAATCTGGTAATCCGATTATAGGAATAGCACAATCTGGCAGTGATCTTTCTCCATGTAACAGGCATTTCATTTCTTTAAGCAAAAGAATTAAAGATGGAATTAGAAGAGCAGGCGGTATACCAATGGAATTTCCTACTCACCCAATTCAAGAAACAGGAAAACGACCAACAGCAATGTTGGATAGAAACCTTTCTTATTTGTCACTAGTGGAAGTTTTATATGGGTACCCAATTGACGGAGTTATCCTTACAACAGGATGTGATAAAACTACTCCAGCAGCTTTGATGGCAGCTGCAACTGTAAACATTCCTGCAATAGTTTTATCAGGTGGTCCAATGTTAGACGGAGTTTACAAAGGAAAATTAGCTGGTTCAGGAATGGTAGTTTGGGAAGCAAGAAAAATGTTGGCCAAAGGAGAAATTAAATACGAAGAATTTATGGACATGGTTGCATCTTCCGCACCAAGTGCTGGACATTGTAATACAATGGGAACAGCTTCTTCAATGAACTCTGTTGCTGAAGCATTAGGAATGTCTTTACCAGGAGGTGCAGTTATTCCAGCTCCTTACAGAGAAAGAGAACAAATTTCTTATGAAACAGGAAAAAGAATTGTTGGAATGGTTCATGAAAATTTAACCCCATCAAAAATTATGACACGTAAAGCTTTTGAAAACGCAGTCGTAGTTGCAAGTGCCATTGGCGGATCGAGTAACTGCACAGCTCATCTAAGTGCTATTGCAAAACATATGGGAATTAAATTTGATCTTTCTGATTGGCAAAAACTTGGGCACAACATTCCTTTATTGGTGAATTGCCAACCTGCAGGAGAATACTTAATGGAAAGTTTTCACAGAGCTGGAGCAATACCTGCAGTTATGAAAGAATTAATTAAAAACAAAAAAATTCATACAAACATAAAGACAGTTACAGGAAAAACTGTAGGTGAAAACTTGAGAAAGAAAGTTGATGTAGACAGCAAAGTAATTAAATCATTTAAGAATGCATTGACTGAAAAAGCTGGTTTTTTAGTTATGAAAAGTAATTTTTTTTCATCAGCTATTATGAAAACATCAGTAATTAGTAAAGAATTTAAAGATCAATATTTATCAAATCCTAAACACCCAAATGTTTTTGAATGTAAAGCTATAGTTTTTGACGGTCCTGAGGATTATCATAAAAGGCTTAATGATAAGAAATTAAAAATAGATGAAAACTCTCTATTGATTATTAGAGGTTGCGGACCTGTTGGTTATCCCGGATCTGCTGAAGTAGTTAATATGCAACCACCAGATAGATTATTAAAAAAAGGAATAAGACATTTGCCAACTCTTGGAGATGGAAGACAAAGTGGAACATCAGAAAGTCCATCAATATTACATGTTTCACCAGAATCAGCAGTAGGTGGAGATCTAGGAATTGTTAAAACTTACGATAAAATAAAAATAGACTTAAATAAGAGAAGAGTTGATTTATTAATTTCTCAAGCTGAATTTAAAAAAAGAAGAAAAAATAAAAAAGTATTTAAACCAAATAACCAAACTCCTTGGCAGGAAATATTTAGAAATACAGTTGGTCAATTGGATGATGGTGCATGTATTAATTCTCGAGGTAAATATTTAGACGTATCACATACCAAAGGTTTACCAAGAGACTCTCACTAA
- a CDS encoding mandelate racemase/muconate lactonizing enzyme family protein, which translates to MKITSIKSHVLRYELEKELGYSQQYYKHRTAHLVEVQTDEGITGWGECFGPGNIALANKFIVEKVIQPLIIGEDPLKKEHIWQKVYNLLRDSGQKGMPIQALSGVDIALWDILGKKTNAPLYQLVGGKCNNEVPVYGYGMMLQKKSVDELIALFKEESKQIKSKNFKAMKMKVGLGPNEDLKLVQAVRDSVGKDFKLMVDANHAYNLKDALYVGKGLDELDIYWFEEPVAPEDYEGYRELKQKISTSIAGGEAEFTKYGWNKLISNKCIDIAQPEVCGLGGITEYLKVAALAQVNFIPVINHVWGSAVSIAVNLHLLTAQPDMPGGLFPSKSMLEFDTTEKNIFITDLPKEEFSILDQVKNNNGFASVTDKVGIGINPDEDFIKEFEVNE; encoded by the coding sequence GTGAAAATAACTTCTATTAAAAGTCATGTACTTAGATATGAGTTAGAAAAAGAACTTGGTTACTCACAACAGTATTATAAACATCGTACAGCTCATCTTGTTGAAGTTCAAACAGATGAAGGAATAACAGGTTGGGGTGAATGTTTTGGTCCTGGAAATATAGCTTTAGCGAATAAGTTTATTGTTGAAAAGGTTATACAGCCTTTAATAATTGGTGAAGATCCTTTAAAGAAAGAACATATTTGGCAAAAAGTATACAATCTTTTAAGAGATAGCGGTCAAAAGGGCATGCCAATTCAAGCATTATCAGGAGTGGATATTGCATTATGGGATATTCTTGGAAAAAAAACAAATGCTCCTCTTTATCAGCTTGTTGGTGGCAAATGTAATAATGAAGTTCCAGTGTATGGATACGGTATGATGTTACAAAAAAAATCAGTTGATGAATTGATTGCCTTGTTCAAAGAAGAATCTAAGCAAATAAAATCAAAAAATTTTAAAGCCATGAAAATGAAAGTTGGATTAGGTCCAAACGAAGATTTAAAGTTGGTTCAAGCTGTAAGAGACTCTGTTGGAAAAGACTTTAAATTAATGGTTGATGCCAACCACGCTTACAACTTGAAAGATGCTCTTTATGTTGGAAAAGGTTTAGATGAGCTAGATATTTATTGGTTTGAAGAACCTGTGGCTCCAGAAGATTATGAAGGTTACAGAGAATTAAAACAAAAAATCTCTACTAGTATTGCAGGAGGGGAAGCTGAATTTACCAAATATGGCTGGAACAAATTAATATCAAACAAATGTATTGATATAGCTCAACCAGAGGTTTGTGGACTTGGCGGTATTACGGAGTATTTAAAAGTTGCAGCATTAGCGCAAGTAAATTTTATACCAGTTATTAATCATGTATGGGGCTCTGCAGTGAGTATTGCAGTTAATCTCCATTTGTTGACAGCACAACCAGATATGCCAGGTGGATTATTTCCATCTAAATCTATGCTCGAGTTTGATACAACAGAAAAAAATATTTTTATCACAGATTTGCCAAAGGAAGAGTTTTCAATTTTAGACCAAGTTAAAAACAATAATGGTTTTGCATCAGTAACAGATAAAGTAGGTATTGGAATTAATCCTGATGAAGACTTTATAAAGGAGTTTGAAGTAAATGAATAA
- the dctP gene encoding TRAP transporter substrate-binding protein DctP — translation MFKLISKTIAAVAIVSVALFGSANAKTLKIETHFTASSPNGEVAAQFAKNVEKFSGGSLKVEMFYSSSVTGKSAEVFNSAQTGIIDCDMTGAGYQTGKNAAFQFAGDVMGGYDNPYQQYEFLNFPGAQEAVDALYNKYGMTLIGWWIPGHESLISSRPIPDVASLKDFKFRSPPGMESMIFTALGAKPIVMDFGEVPTALQTGLIDGADYSSLATNYAGGHYENNKYATYPGFHSMPADHLACNTKVWKKLKKHEQGAMKAAIEIAGRTITSLVERKNAEAVKALNEMGVTLHDWSREDRLKFRQAALAAWEEWKTKSPEAAALIEIHKAYMKANGIM, via the coding sequence ATGTTTAAACTTATATCTAAAACTATAGCAGCTGTAGCTATTGTTTCAGTTGCTTTATTCGGCTCTGCAAATGCAAAGACTTTAAAGATTGAAACACACTTTACAGCTAGTTCACCAAATGGTGAAGTTGCTGCTCAATTCGCTAAAAACGTAGAGAAGTTTTCTGGCGGAAGCTTAAAAGTAGAAATGTTCTACTCATCATCAGTAACAGGTAAATCTGCTGAGGTGTTTAACTCTGCACAAACTGGAATTATCGATTGTGATATGACTGGTGCTGGTTACCAAACTGGTAAAAATGCAGCGTTCCAATTTGCAGGTGATGTAATGGGTGGATACGATAATCCATATCAACAATATGAATTCTTGAATTTCCCAGGAGCTCAAGAAGCTGTTGATGCACTTTATAACAAATATGGAATGACATTAATTGGTTGGTGGATACCAGGACATGAGTCTTTAATATCTAGCAGACCAATCCCAGATGTTGCTTCATTGAAAGACTTCAAATTTAGATCACCTCCAGGAATGGAAAGTATGATCTTTACAGCATTAGGTGCTAAGCCAATCGTAATGGACTTTGGTGAAGTTCCAACTGCATTACAAACTGGTCTAATCGATGGTGCTGACTATTCATCATTAGCTACAAATTATGCAGGTGGACACTATGAAAACAATAAGTATGCTACATACCCAGGTTTTCATTCTATGCCGGCTGACCATTTAGCTTGTAATACTAAAGTATGGAAGAAGTTAAAGAAACATGAGCAAGGTGCTATGAAAGCTGCAATAGAAATTGCTGGAAGAACTATCACTAGCTTAGTTGAAAGAAAAAACGCTGAAGCTGTTAAAGCTTTAAATGAAATGGGTGTTACTCTTCACGACTGGTCTAGAGAAGATAGACTTAAATTCAGACAAGCTGCTTTAGCTGCTTGGGAAGAATGGAAGACTAAATCTCCAGAAGCTGCGGCACTTATTGAGATACATAAAGCTTATATGAAAGCTAACGGTATCATGTAA
- a CDS encoding TRAP transporter large permease, translating into MDIGSLSIILIVGLLLLISIGVPMGFASGFMGAVLVFLYIGEHALGILLSRYYSLVVTYSFLSVPLFIFMASLLERSNIARDLYDALNAWLRKTRGGVGVVTAIMATIMAAMSGIIGGEIVLLGLIALPQMLRLKYDQDMSIGIICASGSLGTMIPPSIVLIIYGLTTETSITMLFQEAIVPGLMISGLIITYILIRTRLQPHLAPLSDEPALTLKEKMSYLPGLLPPIGIVIIVLGSIYSGMTGITEAAGMGVVATLIIIFARKELTWFLFKDALTRTFKASGTILTITFGATVLAGAYSLAGGPKYVAETILAYDLKPMYLIFMMQIMFLIMGAFMDWVGIVLLAMPVFLPIVIALGFDPIWFGILFCVNMQVSFLSPPFGPAAFYLKSVAPPHISLTDIFRGFAPFIVIQLIVLACVMFFPEAMTQNFHEFKPKP; encoded by the coding sequence ATGGATATAGGATCACTTTCGATAATACTTATAGTAGGATTGTTATTACTTATATCTATTGGTGTTCCTATGGGTTTTGCATCTGGTTTTATGGGTGCAGTATTAGTATTTTTATACATAGGTGAACATGCATTAGGCATATTACTTTCAAGATATTATTCTCTTGTTGTTACTTATTCTTTTTTATCTGTTCCATTATTTATATTTATGGCCTCCTTGCTTGAACGTTCAAACATCGCAAGAGATCTTTATGACGCTTTAAATGCGTGGTTAAGAAAAACTAGGGGTGGAGTAGGTGTCGTTACTGCCATTATGGCAACAATCATGGCGGCGATGAGCGGAATTATTGGTGGAGAAATAGTTTTATTAGGCTTGATTGCACTGCCTCAAATGTTGAGATTAAAATACGATCAGGATATGTCGATTGGTATCATCTGTGCATCTGGATCTTTAGGAACAATGATACCACCTTCAATTGTTTTAATTATTTATGGATTAACAACAGAGACTTCTATCACTATGTTGTTTCAAGAAGCCATTGTTCCTGGTTTAATGATTTCAGGTTTAATTATTACATACATTTTAATTAGAACAAGATTACAACCACATTTAGCACCTTTAAGTGATGAGCCTGCTTTAACTTTAAAAGAAAAAATGTCATACCTCCCAGGTCTTTTACCACCAATTGGTATAGTAATCATTGTATTAGGTTCAATTTATTCTGGAATGACAGGAATTACCGAAGCAGCTGGCATGGGAGTAGTTGCCACATTAATTATTATTTTTGCAAGAAAAGAACTTACGTGGTTTTTATTTAAAGATGCATTAACAAGAACTTTTAAAGCATCAGGAACTATTTTAACTATTACTTTTGGTGCTACAGTTTTAGCAGGAGCTTATTCTCTTGCTGGAGGTCCTAAATATGTAGCAGAAACTATTTTAGCTTATGATTTAAAACCGATGTATTTAATCTTCATGATGCAGATTATGTTTTTAATTATGGGAGCATTTATGGATTGGGTTGGAATTGTATTATTAGCAATGCCTGTATTTTTACCAATAGTGATTGCTCTAGGATTTGATCCAATTTGGTTTGGAATATTATTTTGTGTAAACATGCAAGTTTCATTTTTAAGTCCACCATTTGGACCCGCCGCTTTTTATTTAAAATCTGTTGCACCTCCTCACATTTCATTAACAGATATATTTAGAGGTTTTGCTCCATTTATAGTTATCCAGTTAATTGTATTAGCATGTGTTATGTTCTTTCCAGAAGCGATGACACAAAACTTCCACGAATTTAAACCAAAACCATGA